The genome window AACTTCAGCTTCCGTTGTGTCCATTACGACGTCCGCGTCTGCTTGCTTGTGTGGATTGTCCATCgtgacatcctcatcgaTAGGCTCCACAGCTTCGGGCTTCAAACTCGAGTCTCCGGTCGTAgatggcggaggaagagccGGAGTCACCGGTCTGTCGGGAACGTCATCTTCAGGTGCGAGATTCTCGTTCGTATGTGGTTCCGTAACCTCTGGCTGTGAAGTTGATTCTGATTCTGGTACAGGTGGAGGCAGGGCAGGAGTGTCCGGTCGCGAGGGTACGGAAGGTGGTTCGAGCATTGTACTATCCGTTGGGAGCAATGTCGATTCGCTTGGAAGTGGTTCGGACTTCACCTCAGGAGGAGGTACAGGGGGTGTAGGAGGTCTGTCAGGATGTTCCGTCTGAtccacgtccatctcttctcctgtcTTGATATCTTCTCGTTCGGACGGCGCACGATCGCTTTCACGTGGAGTGCTCGCCTTCATGGGAGATCGGGCAGCTTCCGGGTGGTCATCCGAGGCCGGCCCTCTCCACCTAGTTGGATTGGAGGTActtctccgccttcctcTAGCGCCCGAACCGCCCCAACTGTCCTCGAGGTTCCGTCTTCCGTTCcattgtggtggtggtgatggactTCCCGGCCTTCtcctatccctatctctgTCTCTTTCCCAATCCCTCTCCCGTTCCCAGCGATCTCTATCCCTGTCTCGCGGTGGCGACCATGCCCGTCGACCACGATCTTCAGGCTTGTACGACCACGACGATGACGGTTGTCGAGCTGTTTGGACTGGTGAGAtgacttctccttcttccagatcaGCCTCATCTGCGGTGGCAGATGGATCGGCCTTGATGTCCGGTAGAGGGACGTGCGAAGCAGGTACACTCGAAGCCCCTTCAAACTCCCTCGCCCGTCGAGTTTCAACAGGACTGGACGAGCCTCTCATTGATCTCGGTGCGCGAGGAACTGAGGAGGTCTCTGGTGGGGTTGATGGTCTCGACGCATGTTGTGAAGAGGCGAATGCTAGGGAGGATGGTCCAGGACCTCCCGCTGAGCTAGTCGGCCGGTCAAAAGTCCGTGACGTTTCGCGACTCTGGAAGGGGCTACGGTCTCTTTCGTCTCGTGATGGCGTTGCGTACTGAGGTCCAGAACGAGGACCGGACGGAACCCGGGGGGACGAATACGCGGGGGGAGTCGCAGTGGCCAGAGCTCGGGGTCCTCTTGGtgctgatggtggtgagcgaggcggtggtggtctgtCTGAGGGGTAACGTGGGGGTGGTATTTGagcggaagacgatgacggtcGGGGAGGTACACTTCTAGGTAACTCATCGCGGAATCTGTCTCTATCTTCTCGGCGGTCTATCCACCGTCGATCATCCCTGCTCCATCCGGGTGGTTCTCTTTCCCTCGGAGGACCAGACGTGAAGCCCGAAGTCCGTCTTGGAGGCGGTAAATCCCCGGACCGTCCAGAGTCCAGACTCAATCTATCGCGAACGTCGAAACCCCTATCTCTATCTCTATCTCGGTCCCGATCTCTATCGTAACCtcttcgaggaggagatggcgTATGTGATCTCGGTCGCGAACCTGGTCCCGGAGCTCCCGAGTGAAGTCGAAATGTCTGACGAGGCGGAGGTCGGTTCTGCCAAGGTGGGATAGCGTAAGGTCGAGGCGCAGAGGACTAGCGACGCAGAAAGTTGTAATAAATCAAATGGATTAGGATGACGTGAATGATGACAAAGCGAGACAGATCGTCAGCTCGGTAACAAATGCAAAATCGAACGCCACTGACCTCTCCGGTTCTACTGTACCCGTTTGCCCTATCTTCTCTATCCCTactcgagaaggagacgtcTTCCCCTGCATCCCATCTCGAGGGCCCAGCTCTCGCTGAAGGGCcaggagtggaagaggagggtttGGCTGGTGTGtaggatgatgaggacatGGTGAAGGGAACAGCCGTCGGACCTGCTTATGCGAAATGGGGATGTGTTGTTGTGTCGTAGGAAATTGGTATtattgtttgttgttgataaAGGAGCGACCGATAATGTGCTGTTGACCCTTTCTTCCGCCCCGTCTAGCGACTACAGCATCAGGGGTTGAGGTATCACTTGCTTTCCCGGAAGATAGTGTAGAGTATATCTGTCTAACGTGCAAGAATTGTAGAATGTATAAGTAGCAGAGATagtagagagagagagaagaaggcacAGAAAGCACAGAAAGAGAGAGCAGACGTGAGCTGACTAGCTCACATGCGAACAGCGAATTACGAAGAAAACCTCGAATTAGCACACGGAACAAGGTTTGTATCGTTACCCTGAGGTCGATTCTCATTAGGAGCATTACAAACCAATTGCTTATCGATTCACCCTTGCAAAGGTGTGCCGCGCGCACTGTGCCACAGGCATGTCAAGATGTCGGTGTTAGGCGGGCATTCCTTTTCATCGTTGGGATAGATCTATCAGTGTTCCACGTGGCTGGATCAAACAGACGTGTGATGTTGAAGACGTCATAATGGTTCGTCACCACCTATCCGTACCGTATCACTGGGCAACACCTAGCGCAGTCCTGCGGGAACTGACGCGACACATATATATAATTGGGAATGTGCCAATGGCCACCCCGCTTCCCTTCCCAATTCAATCAACAATATACCACATCTCCCCATACATACTCATaacaaacaaacacaatGGCCAATCTCATCGAAGGACTCTTCAACGTCATCCAAGTGAGTGCTGTCCTCCCGTTATTCTACGCAACGACCTCGACCTAGCCTAGATTCCAGCTATACCCTTTCTTTCTCGTAAAGAGACTAACGTGGTTGTCTCTCAACTATTAGGGTATCTTCCAAAGTATCTTCGCTGTACTACAATCATTCGCCAATGTCGTCTACTCGCTCGTCCACGGCGTAGTTTCGTTGGTCGGGAACGTGCTTGAGAGTGCTGCGTCGTTGGTCGGCGCCTCTGTCAACTTTATCATCTGTGAGTTGGTGTCTCGACGTCGTTCACTCTTTCAACCATCCTCGCAATCTCCATTTAAAATCTCACTCTATATATTGGGTCTCGaatcttgtctttgtctttccgTGAAAGTCATACGTACAGCGACCTGGAAACGATTGTGAACGACTGCTGACCTTTGTGTTTCAgccaacatcatcgtcatcggtTTGGTCGGTGTCGCTTTCATAATCTACACGGACCGAAACAAGCGTGCGAGTATCGGCAATGATATCAAGCGAAAGGTGAATTGATTACAGAATCAACGAGGACAGTAGCGAGCCAGTAGCGGGCAGGCCtttgaggacgaagaaatAGGAAATAGCATCACGACGAAATGTTTTGAATGGCAGACACAACAGCAGTATATATGATTTTAAATGATGTATCTCGATGTAtacacctccatcctccctcttccatgATCGCTCACACTAAACGACTATTGACAGGACAAACATGCAAGATGGATACCCACGGGGACTCAACGTAAGATTTCACGGTTCATTCTGGTATGCGGAGACCCCATTTCGAGCTTACGAGACAAGTTTGTTGACACACCAATGTTTGTACAAATAGAACAATCTTTCATCTCATGATCCAGCTTCAGTAGCAACATGAAAGCCGGACTATGGTGTTGATACTATCCGCCGCATCGTGGCTGATCCGGAATGCGCAATACATTGTATGTCATCTTACCCTTATAGACCTTGCTCCCTGTCGTTTCCACTTACTCTGACCTTCCAAACATAAAACAACACTAACCTCGTCTGTTCGTGTCATTAGATAGCAGCCCTCTTTGGTTTCTTCacactcctcttctcgatcgctGCATATCGTATACTCCGCTGGGTATTCCCTGTCCTTTCCAAATTCGTCCCTTCCCGTTCTATACCCAAACGTAAAACACCTACTACCTCATCGAGGGGGAAATCAAGGGATGTGAAGCCCAAAACTGGCACTCCGTTGGAGAAAAGAGTAACGAGGTCATCAACTGCAGCTACTGGTGGTGCCAGACggaaaaggggaaagaatGTATGGTGGGAAGGAGTGTATACAACTCTGCTCTCGACACTGGGTACAGGTACGTCTTTCCCCTAATCGGGTCACTCGCCCTGCTTCGTCCCTCCCAAATCGTGGATGATATCGCGTCGAAAGCTTATCCTTCTGAATGATCATTCAGGTCTTATACTTTGTTCTATCTCATCGGCATTGCTATGCGCAATCTCACTCACTTCGAAGGGGTGTGAGACACTACGACATCTAGGCTTGTACGTGACGCATCCTAGCTTTCATGTCCGAGCTGATTATTGTGATGTGAGCAGAATCGAGTGGTTACCTTGGAGAGAAGGGTTGAAATGTTATAGAACTAGATGGGATTGGTAggtcttctctccttgtttCTCGCTTGCTACCAGACTGATGTCGCCTGCGGTAGGGTTGCGGACATGCTTGGGGAAATAGTCTGGACCGTGCTGCAGGGTCACGAATACGGTGCTGTACCACTCAAGAGCATGTGATGCTACAAGGTTATGCGATGTTCGCCCGGCCCCAGCAGTGGATCCGGATGATTGACACCGCACACCCACGTAAATGCGGACGGGCTCAGTCAGAGATGCAAGAGTAGTATCCATGCTATATGCTCAAGACCGCTCATGCTATCGTCTTTACCAAACTATCATGTCCTTTCTCTGGAAGTGGGAACAAAtgtcctttccctttccacctatCGCTCCCACTTTGTAACCGTCTCACAATCTCCTCGGTCTTCAACGACTCCCCTCCACTAGTCGACCACACCGCATCTTCCCAActcctctcgatctccgGAACACCTAGTCTATCTAACGCTTCAGCAGCTTTGGAAGGTATTATCGGTTGGAGCAAAATACTAGCGAGACGGAGAGAGTGATAAGCGTATGTGATGGCCTTAGTACCATCGGCACTGGACCATGGTGCCAAGTCGGTGAATAACTTGTTGGTCTACAAAGACGAAAACTCGCAATCAGCAACCTCGTTGATTCCCGTCAACTTGAACAACGGATCGCTCACCGCCATGatcacctccaacaccgCACCACAAGCATGGTTGACCATATATCCTTCCATCTTactctcgacatcgtctctcAGTCCTGCCAAAAGCCCGTCTAGATCTACATCTCTATCTtctgaagatgaaggatcAAACTCTCTCGTCGCTTTCTTGAGCATTTTGGCGCCTGATATTCTGGATAGTAGATTACCCATTTGGTCGGCTAGCAGTCGGTAATGAACCTCCACTTGGTCGGGTGCGTAGTCTGTCAGGACATGAACGATGAATTAGCTTGCTACATGAAATTGCCCAGGCAGCGACACGGGTGTGATGGCCAACTGTCCACGCACCCGCATCATCGGTCAGACTCCCTCCCACTCGCATAAGATACCATCTTACACCATCCACACTCCAGTTCCGCATCGCGTCGATAGGATCTACGACATTGCCCTTCGATTTTGACATTTTCGATTTGCCCATCGTCCAGTGTGCGTGGGCGATGACTCGGTTAGGTGGCTCGAGACCTGCTGAAGTGAGGAGCGCTGGCCAGTGAAGAGCGTGGAATCTGTCACAAttgaacatgatcagctttcATCCTGCTAGATTGTCCCCAGATGGCAGAGACAAAGGTCGACCAGGATGGGCAAGAGATAGTACTCACTTGATGATATCTTTTCCGACAACGTGAACATCAGCAGGCCATCCCTCTTGACCCTCTGGATAACCTGTCACGGTAACATAATTGATCAAAGCGTCCACCCATACGTAGATCGTCTGGTCTTCATCGCCTGGTACAGTTATTCCCCATTTTACTCTAGATTTCGGTCTTGAGACGGATAGATCTTCGAGGGTCTGTGCTTGACGGATGAGTTCTAATCGTACAGTGTTTGGATGGGCGGCTATATCCAGTGTGAAACGACATCAGTCTCATAAtccttcgtctcctctcAGCAAAGTGGCTCGAAGCAAAATGCCAAGGACATTCACCATCTTCAACGGATagcacactcacattctgGTTTACTTAACCACTCTTGCAAAAACCCTCTATACTTTGACAATCTAAATTTCCAattcacctcttcttcccaaaccACCTCGTTCCCCGTCTCAAGAGctatcatcttcccatcttctctttctgTCACTTGCGATGCTGCGTAGAACGATTCGTCGGAAACGGAGTACCAGCCTGAATGTGTGCCTTTGTAGATATCACCCGAGGCCACGAGTTTTTCCTGTAAGTTATCGTCGTCCGTTAGCCCAGCTCAGGACTTGTAGCCCAGTAGGGACACGGTAGGTCGTATCGAATTTAGAGAGGAACAGTTCGTAGAGATGtgtgtcactcacccagaaATGCTGCACTGCACGCTCATGCCTCTCCTCCGTCGTCCGTATGAAATCCGTATGTGAAGCGTTTGCCAATTGAGCCAAGTCCTACAGCCGTACATTCCCGTCAGCTTCTTTTACCCTCAGATGGTCTGCTAGCTGTACTCACTCTAAATCTTTGGCTGACATCGTCGCAAAACGCTTTCTCTTCTATTCCTTTCGCCTTTGCAGCCTGTTGGATCTTCATACCATGTTCATCTGTGCCTGTCGCAAAGAGCACTTTGCGTGTAGGATGTCTTAGTCTAGAGAAGCGTGCGAGGACGTCGGTCAGCAGCAAGGAATGAAGATGTCCGATATGCGGAGCTAAGATACAAAATTACAAGTCAGCCTTGCATGCTTACCAGCCAACAACTAGAGAAGAATGACTAACCTGCATTGACGTAGAAGATGGGTGTAGTGACGTAGAACGGTTTGGCCGTCGCAGGATCGGAAGTAGGGGTGAATAGCGAAGGGAGCTTTGAAGAGGATTCTACGGGTGTAGAGGGAGTCGTATCGCTTGTTGTGGTGGAATAGGGGAAATATCGAGTACTAGTTGGTTGGGCGAGCCTGAACGTGATTGCGGGGATCGACCTAATTCTAGCTTGTCTGCAAGATAGCAGTGTCCTCGGTATTTGCGGCCGCATGGTAATGCTCTagttctccttctccgtccCACCAATTCTCGTTGAAC of Kwoniella shandongensis chromosome 3, complete sequence contains these proteins:
- a CDS encoding methionine-tRNA ligase, whose protein sequence is MRPQIPRTLLSCRQARIRSIPAITFRLAQPTSTRYFPYSTTTSDTTPSTPVESSSKLPSLFTPTSDPATAKPFYVTTPIFYVNAAPHIGHLHSLLLTDVLARFSRLRHPTRKVLFATGTDEHGMKIQQAAKAKGIEEKAFCDDVSQRFRDLAQLANASHTDFIRTTEERHERAVQHFWEKLVASGDIYKGTHSGWYSVSDESFYAASQVTEREDGKMIALETGNEVVWEEEVNWKFRLSKYRGFLQEWLSKPESAHPNTVRLELIRQAQTLEDLSVSRPKSRVKWGITVPGDEDQTIYVWVDALINYVTVTGYPEGQEGWPADVHVVGKDIIKFHALHWPALLTSAGLEPPNRVIAHAHWTMGKSKMSKSKGNVVDPIDAMRNWSVDGVRWYLMRVGGSLTDDADYAPDQVEVHYRLLADQMGNLLSRISGAKMLKKATREFDPSSSEDRDVDLDGLLAGLRDDVESKMEGYMVNHACGAVLEVIMATNKLFTDLAPWSSADGTKAITYAYHSLRLASILLQPIIPSKAAEALDRLGVPEIERSWEDAVWSTSGGESLKTEEIVRRLQSGSDRWKGKGHLFPLPEKGHDSLVKTIA